TCCCTCGCTGCCATGTGGCACAGATATCACAGATGATCGCCTCAACCCTCCCCCGACTACCCGGCGTTCGCTTGCTTAGGCCATATGGTACGACGATGTCTAAAAACGGTATGATCAATACTCCTTCGTTACCCTGTTTATTGGCAACGCCCAAGAAATCACGATCTTCCCATTCGGTGATTTCCTCGGGGATGAACCGAAGTTCACGCTTTAATCGTGGTTTTAGCGGCCTTACAAGCTGGGTAAATTGTTCACGAGTGATCACATTCATAGATACAGTATAGCCCTTATACAGCTCGCATCGCGACCAAGGATAACTTTGTCACCTACTTTTTTCCCTCTTAGTATAATTGCAAGCGGCGCTTGGGCACTCATTACTACCGCACCCTCCCGAGACTGACCAGCACGAAGCGTCCAGTCGCCGGCAATAAAGTACGTCTTGCCGTTTTCCAGCTTGACCGTTGAGCCAATCCCTACCATTTCTTTTTTAATTGGTGGAATACTAGGCAAACTGTCGCGTATAACCTGGCGAAGCTTCTGTAGCTCAGCATCTAGCAGTGACTGTCGGTCACGAAGTGCATCAAACGGCGCATTATCATGCCAGGTTTCAGAGGACTGGTTAAATACCTCGTAGAACTCTGGTCCCAAACTGAGAATTTCCGCTTCAAGTTCGGCAATTCGCTGACGAGCAGCTTTTTTATCTTCATCAAGTATGATGAGCTCTTTCATAAGAAAGCTCCTTAAAAATTAATTTACAAGAATCGTCAGCGGTTCGGCTCGTCCGAACATGCACGAATAGAGGATCCCTGCTGGATCATAGTAATTATCAAGTATAGCAAATATACAGGCCACCACCAACCCATGCTATAATCGTAACAATACGATCCTATGGGATCCACTA
This portion of the Candidatus Chromulinivoraceae bacterium genome encodes:
- a CDS encoding FBP domain-containing protein; translated protein: MNVITREQFTQLVRPLKPRLKRELRFIPEEITEWEDRDFLGVANKQGNEGVLIIPFLDIVVPYGLSKRTPGSRGRVEAIICDICATWQRGTHSAVITFQTSPIRSVSFLCCEDLRCSLHVRGKTSAAVLSRAQIREQIDPQERINRLRKRLTNIIETLA
- a CDS encoding GreA/GreB family elongation factor, translating into MKELIILDEDKKAARQRIAELEAEILSLGPEFYEVFNQSSETWHDNAPFDALRDRQSLLDAELQKLRQVIRDSLPSIPPIKKEMVGIGSTVKLENGKTYFIAGDWTLRAGQSREGAVVMSAQAPLAIILRGKKVGDKVILGRDASCIRAILYL